A region of the Zhihengliuella halotolerans genome:
CCGGCCTGCGGCTCTGGCGGACGCTGCTCACCGGGCGCCCCGAACGTGACGCCGAGGTGTGGGCCGGGCGCCGGCAGGCCGAGTTCCTGCGTCAGCGGCTCGAGATCGACGCCGGGCTGCGCCGCCCCGACGAGGCGTGGATCCTCGGTCGGCTCTGGCAGGGCCTCTACCGCGAGATGGTGCGCGCACTGGACCGCGTGCCGCGCACCGCGCGCGACCAGAGGCGCTTTCGCGCCGCGGCGGCCTGCCAGGAACGCACCGCCTTCGGCCCGCCGGCGGAGACCGTGCGCAAGCTGCTTGCCCTGGTCGGCGCCGGGATCGTGGAGATCCGAGCCGGGATGCCGGCGGGGGAGTTCGTGGATGCGGTGACGACCGGCCCCGGCGTGCTGCGCCAGCCGGTGCCGACGGCGCCCGAGCCCGCCCGAACGCCCGCCCCCGCACTGCAGGTCTCCGTGACCGACTTCCACGACCCGCTCTACGCGGACTTGCACGCCCGCGGCCTCATCAGCGTGCGGCCCGGCGAGCGAGGGCTCCTGACGGACACCGACGCCGCCTGCCTGAGACCTGACGGCCGGCGGACGGAGTGGCTCGCGTGCCTGGGCCGGCCCACGGAGGATCCCGTGCTCGGCCACGACACGCTTGACCGCACCCTGCACGCCGACGGCCGGCGGTGGGCGGCCGCCGTCGTCGAACGACTCGCCCGCCCGCAGGACCCGCGCCGCAACCCACGGAAGGAACACGCACGCGCATGAACACCACACCGACAAGGGCCCCCGTGGACAGGAGCCTCTGCGCCGGGCCGCAGCCGCTGACGGCGCGGCTCGAGCCGTGGATGCGCGACCTGCTGGCCGACCACGAGGTCTGCCGTGCGCTGATCGCAGAGCACGGTTCGCCCGTGAACGTCATCGACACCGCTCCGCTGGCGCGGAACATCGGCGAGCTGCGGGCGGCCGCCGCGGCGCACGGCGTCGACTTCGAGGTGTACGTGGCCCGCAAGGCGAACAAGGCGCTGGCGGTCGTCGACGCGGCGCGCGCGGCCGGGGCCGGCGTCGACGTGGCGAGCGACGACGAGCTCGCCCAGGTGCTGGACCGAGGGGTCGAGCCGGAGAAGATCATCCTCACCTCCGCCGTGAAACCGCCGGCGACCCTGCGCCGCGCCCTGGACGCAGGCGTCGTCGTGAGCCTCGACAACCGCGACGAGCTCGACGACCTGCTCGCCGAGGCCGGGGCCGGCGGGGCCGACGTCGCGCTGCGCATCGCCGCGCAGACCGCCGGCGTCCGGCCCACGCGATTCGGACTGGCGCCGGCGGAATGGATCGAGGCGCTCGGCGTCGCGGGCGACCGGGTGCGGGTGGCCGGCGTGCATTTCCACCTGCACGGGTACGCGGCCGCGGACCGGATCGCGGTGCTGGGCGAGGCGCTCGCGTTCGTCGACCGGCTGCGCGGGCACGGGCACGACGTGCGGTTCGTCGACATCGGCGGCGGCATCCCGATGACGTACCTCGACGACCGGACCCAGTGGGATGAGTTCTGGGCCGCGATGCGCGCGCGGCGTGCGGACCTGGCCGCCGGTGGAGCGCTGACCGGAGAGCTGACCTGGAACGACGACCCGCTGGGGCTCGACGGGTCCGGCGGCGTCTATCCGTTCTGGCAGGAGGCCACCCGCGGCCCGTGGCTCGAGGAGGTGCTGACCGGCCGCGTCGGCGGTACGAGCGTCGCGACGGCCCTGCGCGAGCGGGGGCTGCAACTGCGCTGCGAGCCCGGCCGCGCGCTCCTCGACGGCTGCGGGCTGACGCTGGCGTCGGTCGCCTTCCGCAAGAAGCGCGCCGACGGCGTCCCGCTCGTCGGCCTGCACATGAATCGCACGCAGATGCGCTCGACTTCGCTCGACGTGCTCATGGATCCGCTCCTGGTGCGTCCGCCCGACGCGGCCGGCGCCGACCCCGTCGAGGCGTACCTCGTCGGCGCGTACTGCATCGAGGACGAACTCATCCTGCGCCGGCGCCTGAGCTTCCCGGCCGGCGTGCGGCGCGACGACGTGGTCGCGTTCCCCAATACGGGCGGCTACCTCATGCACATCATCGAGAGTGCGTCCCACCAGATCCCGCTCGCCGCCAACGTCATCCGGAGGGCGAACGGCTTCGAGGGGGACCTCATCGACGGGCCGGTCGCCGGGGCATGAGTCGTCCGGGGCAGGATCGCGCCCGCGGAGTTCCGGCGACACGGACCCGGTGCTAGAGTCCTATTCCATGAATGCTTGGAATAGTGGAACGGCGGAAAAGACGGACGTCTTCGACTCCTTCGCCGAGATCGTCAAGGCCGTCGCGAACGGCCGCCGGCTGGAGCTTCTCGAGCTCATGGCCCAGGGCGAGCACGCCGTGGAGGAGCTCGCCCGGGCCACGGGTGCCGCGGTCACGACGACGTCGGCGCACTTGCAGACGCTCAAACGCGCCGGGCTCGTCGCCACGCGCCGGGAGGGCAACAGCATCCGCTACCGGCTCGCGGGTGACGATGTCGCTGAGCTCTACACCGCGGCCAAGCGCGTCGCGTTGGCGCGCTCGCCGCGACTCCGCGAGGCGCTCGAGTCCTACCTAGGGCCAGCGCAGCCGGCCGCCGTGGACCCGGCCGCCGTGACCGCAGAGATGTTCGTGCTCGACGTGCGCCCGCGCGAGGAGTACGACGCGGGCCACTTCGTCTCGGCGGTCTCGATCCCGCTCGCCGAGCTCGAGGATCGCTACGGAGAGATCCCCGACGGGGTGCGTGTCGTCGTCTATTGCCGCGGCGAGCTGTGCCGCATGGCCCGCGAGGCCGCCGCCTGGCTGCGCGAGCGCGGCGTCGACGCGGCGGCGATGGTCGGCGGCGTCGTCGAATGGCGCGCCTCCCGGGAGGTGCGTCTTGCCGTCGCGTGAGGTGGAGCCGGCCGCGTCCGCAGCGCCGGACGCCGCCGAGATTGCGCGCGTCCAGCGACGCACCCTCGGCGTGGTCGTGACCAGTCAGGTCCTCGGTGGTGCCGGACTGGCTGCCGGGATCACCGTGGGCGCACTGCTCGCGCAGGACATGCTCGGCTCGGAGGGACTCGCCGGCGTCCCCACGGCCCTGT
Encoded here:
- a CDS encoding alanine racemase, whose amino-acid sequence is MNTTPTRAPVDRSLCAGPQPLTARLEPWMRDLLADHEVCRALIAEHGSPVNVIDTAPLARNIGELRAAAAAHGVDFEVYVARKANKALAVVDAARAAGAGVDVASDDELAQVLDRGVEPEKIILTSAVKPPATLRRALDAGVVVSLDNRDELDDLLAEAGAGGADVALRIAAQTAGVRPTRFGLAPAEWIEALGVAGDRVRVAGVHFHLHGYAAADRIAVLGEALAFVDRLRGHGHDVRFVDIGGGIPMTYLDDRTQWDEFWAAMRARRADLAAGGALTGELTWNDDPLGLDGSGGVYPFWQEATRGPWLEEVLTGRVGGTSVATALRERGLQLRCEPGRALLDGCGLTLASVAFRKKRADGVPLVGLHMNRTQMRSTSLDVLMDPLLVRPPDAAGADPVEAYLVGAYCIEDELILRRRLSFPAGVRRDDVVAFPNTGGYLMHIIESASHQIPLAANVIRRANGFEGDLIDGPVAGA
- a CDS encoding ArsR/SmtB family transcription factor — translated: MNAWNSGTAEKTDVFDSFAEIVKAVANGRRLELLELMAQGEHAVEELARATGAAVTTTSAHLQTLKRAGLVATRREGNSIRYRLAGDDVAELYTAAKRVALARSPRLREALESYLGPAQPAAVDPAAVTAEMFVLDVRPREEYDAGHFVSAVSIPLAELEDRYGEIPDGVRVVVYCRGELCRMAREAAAWLRERGVDAAAMVGGVVEWRASREVRLAVA